The following proteins come from a genomic window of Sphaerisporangium rubeum:
- a CDS encoding AAA family ATPase: protein MRHLERLTRLLQAADTGIELVELIERTHAEQVGQHAGGRALDGLQVSPSEYPIFKHRGQDGTFALRSQDQSLGTHALYEMGLAVFSSLDQGRTLLVDELDTSLHPYLSARLIRLFAESSTNPRRAQLIFTSHDAALLGRIQGEEVLHRDHIWFTEKNEHGVTELFPLSDFEPPVGEDRERRYLAGRYGAVPVMVEVLQDRAATS from the coding sequence ATGCGCCACCTTGAGCGGCTGACGAGGCTACTGCAGGCCGCGGACACCGGCATCGAGTTGGTCGAGTTGATCGAGCGGACGCACGCCGAGCAGGTCGGACAGCACGCCGGAGGGAGAGCCCTTGATGGCCTTCAGGTGTCCCCGAGCGAGTATCCGATCTTCAAGCACCGGGGCCAGGACGGCACGTTCGCTCTCCGATCGCAGGATCAGTCCCTCGGTACCCATGCGCTGTACGAGATGGGTCTGGCTGTCTTCTCATCGCTGGACCAGGGTCGCACTCTGCTCGTGGACGAACTGGACACCAGCCTGCATCCGTACCTGTCCGCGCGGTTGATCCGGCTGTTCGCCGAATCGTCGACGAACCCCCGGAGGGCTCAGCTCATCTTCACCAGCCATGACGCCGCACTGCTCGGACGGATTCAGGGTGAGGAGGTGCTGCACCGAGATCACATCTGGTTCACCGAGAAGAACGAACATGGTGTGACCGAGTTGTTCCCTCTCTCCGATTTCGAGCCGCCTGTGGGTGAGGATCGAGAGCGGAGATACCTGGCCGGCCGTTATGGCGCCGTCCCCGTCATGGTTGAAGTACTCCAGGATCGAGCCGCTACATCCTGA